In Deltaproteobacteria bacterium, a single window of DNA contains:
- a CDS encoding uracil-DNA glycosylase, which translates to MSRLRALHGEIVECHACPRLVAWREEVARIKVRRFRDWTYWARPLPGFGDPAARLLIIGLAPAAHGGNRTGRMFTGDRSGDFLYAALHRAGLANQPTSVRRDDGLALRDVFITAPCRCAPPANKPMPDELMRCSAWLDREVSLLPRVRVVLALGSIGWGAALAHLARRGLLVPRPRPQFGHGAVATIAGGPTLLGCYHVSQQNTNTGKLTPKMIDAVLVRAKQLVARPPLSAGEHRVSTRPLARPALRP; encoded by the coding sequence TTGAGCCGGCTGCGCGCGCTGCACGGCGAGATCGTCGAGTGCCACGCCTGCCCGCGCCTGGTCGCCTGGCGCGAGGAGGTCGCGCGGATCAAGGTGAGGCGATTTCGCGACTGGACGTACTGGGCGCGCCCGCTGCCCGGCTTCGGAGATCCGGCTGCGAGGCTGCTCATCATCGGGCTCGCGCCGGCGGCGCACGGCGGCAACCGGACGGGGAGGATGTTCACCGGCGATCGCAGCGGCGACTTCCTCTATGCGGCGCTGCACCGGGCCGGCCTCGCCAATCAGCCGACCAGCGTGCGCCGCGACGACGGGCTCGCGCTCCGGGACGTGTTCATCACCGCCCCGTGCCGCTGCGCTCCACCGGCGAACAAGCCGATGCCCGACGAGCTGATGCGCTGCAGCGCCTGGCTGGACCGGGAGGTGTCGCTGCTGCCGCGGGTGCGGGTAGTGCTCGCGCTGGGGAGCATCGGGTGGGGCGCGGCGCTCGCGCACCTCGCCCGCCGAGGTCTTCTGGTGCCGCGGCCCCGGCCGCAGTTCGGCCATGGCGCAGTGGCGACGATCGCGGGCGGTCCGACGCTGCTGGGCTGCTATCACGTGAGCCAGCAGAACACGAACACCGGCAAGCTCACGCCGAAGATGATCGATGCGGTGCTCGTCCGAGCGAAGCAGCTGGTCGCCAGGCCTCCGCTATCCGCTGGTGAACACAGGGTAAGCACCCGACCGCTTGCGCGCCCGGCGTTACGTCCGTAA
- a CDS encoding triose-phosphate isomerase: MTRRKFICGNWKMHKTSAEAVQLVRELQQKVTTQAQVAVAPPFTALAAVKQALQGSAIQLFAQNCHHEKQGAFTGEVSAPMLWEIGCQGVILGHSERRQYFGETDEGVNRKVRAALDARLHPIVCVGETLQERETNRTWEVVSRQVRGAFAGMGGDAIGACTIAYEPVWAIGTGKTATTAEAQEVHAQIRGLLRDLAGARIADSVRIQYGGSVKPENAKDLLGQPDIDGALVGGASLKGEDFANIIRGAG; this comes from the coding sequence ATGACGCGTCGCAAGTTCATCTGCGGAAACTGGAAGATGCACAAGACCTCCGCCGAGGCGGTGCAGCTCGTGCGGGAGCTGCAGCAGAAGGTGACCACGCAAGCGCAGGTCGCGGTCGCGCCCCCGTTTACGGCGTTGGCGGCGGTGAAGCAGGCCCTGCAGGGCTCCGCCATCCAGCTCTTCGCGCAGAACTGTCACCACGAGAAGCAAGGCGCGTTCACCGGCGAAGTGAGCGCGCCGATGCTTTGGGAGATCGGCTGCCAAGGCGTCATCCTCGGTCACAGCGAGCGCCGCCAGTACTTCGGCGAGACCGACGAGGGCGTCAACCGCAAGGTGCGGGCGGCTCTCGACGCGCGGCTCCATCCCATCGTCTGCGTAGGCGAGACCTTGCAGGAGCGGGAAACGAACCGCACCTGGGAGGTGGTCTCGCGACAGGTGCGCGGCGCGTTCGCCGGCATGGGCGGCGACGCCATCGGCGCCTGCACCATCGCTTACGAGCCGGTCTGGGCGATCGGCACGGGGAAGACGGCGACCACGGCGGAGGCGCAGGAGGTCCATGCGCAGATCCGCGGCTTGCTGCGCGATCTGGCGGGCGCCCGGATCGCCGACTCGGTGCGCATCCAGTACGGCGGATCGGTCAAGCCCGAGAACGCCAAAGATCTGCTCGGCCAGCCGGACATCGACGGGGCGCTGGTCGGCGGCGCGAGCCTGAAGGGCGAGGACTTCGCAAACATCATCCGCGGCGCCGGATGA
- a CDS encoding response regulator, which translates to MRLLLVEDNETLAANVAKTFRAKGYAVDAVGTADDARAALGTQPYDLLILDLGLPDGDGLDLVRRLRRARSRLPVLVLTARASLQSRVTGLNTGADDYLVKPFALEELEARAGALIRRGVGGSGAVLSHGRLTLDTAGRIAALEGVALDLPRRELCLLELLLLRAGQVVQKQVLLEKLFSYDEDAGLNAIEIYVHRLRKKLEPAGIRIRTIRGLGYLLENP; encoded by the coding sequence ATGCGGCTGCTTCTGGTCGAGGACAACGAAACGCTCGCCGCCAACGTGGCGAAGACCTTCCGGGCAAAAGGCTACGCCGTCGATGCGGTGGGCACCGCCGATGACGCGCGCGCCGCCTTGGGGACGCAGCCCTATGACCTCTTGATCCTCGACCTTGGTCTGCCGGACGGCGACGGGCTGGACCTGGTCCGGCGGCTGCGGCGCGCGAGATCGCGGCTTCCCGTCCTGGTGCTCACCGCCCGCGCTTCGCTGCAGAGCCGGGTGACCGGGCTGAACACGGGGGCGGACGACTACCTCGTCAAACCGTTCGCCCTCGAGGAGCTGGAGGCACGGGCGGGAGCCCTGATCCGCCGTGGCGTGGGCGGTTCTGGCGCGGTCCTCAGCCACGGCCGGCTGACGCTCGACACCGCCGGACGGATCGCGGCGCTCGAGGGTGTCGCCCTCGACCTCCCCCGGCGGGAGCTCTGCCTTCTGGAGCTGCTTCTGCTCCGGGCCGGGCAGGTGGTGCAGAAGCAAGTCCTGCTGGAGAAGCTCTTCTCCTACGACGAGGACGCCGGCCTGAACGCGATCGAGATTTACGTGCACCGGCTGCGCAAGAAGCTGGAGCCCGCCGGGATCCGCATCCGCACCATCCGCGGTCTCGGATACCTCCTGGAGAACCCGTGA
- a CDS encoding ABC transporter permease, which produces MGEPLAAPLQALAASGLRINDVQTREPRLETVIVELLNSPTPVAQATNGATALERPVPPLPPPGPPIESTLGVRTLYEKEVKRFLRVPGQTILSPLITTALYFVVFGWSLGGRLREVEGVPYIRFLVPGLVMLGIINNAFLNTSSSLFIMKLQGTIVDLLVTPLTYLEILAAFLAAGATRALIVGGMTWATAALFIGPEVPHPLEALFAGVVVSLGFSAAGLIVALWADKFEQVNFIPTFVITPLAFLGGVFYSAAMLPATFRVVLHFNPIYYMIEAMRFALIGHTVERPWAGFSVMVGIAAILVVWALRLLRNGYKLRA; this is translated from the coding sequence ATGGGAGAGCCGCTGGCCGCGCCGCTGCAGGCGTTGGCTGCATCGGGGCTGCGGATCAACGACGTGCAGACGCGGGAACCGCGGCTGGAGACGGTGATCGTCGAGCTGCTCAACTCGCCGACGCCGGTTGCCCAGGCCACGAACGGAGCCACGGCGCTGGAGCGGCCGGTCCCGCCGCTGCCGCCGCCGGGGCCGCCGATCGAATCGACGCTCGGGGTGCGCACGCTGTACGAGAAGGAAGTGAAGCGCTTCTTGCGCGTGCCCGGGCAGACCATCCTCTCGCCCCTGATCACCACCGCGCTCTACTTCGTCGTCTTCGGATGGTCCCTCGGTGGACGGCTGCGCGAGGTGGAAGGGGTGCCCTACATCCGCTTCCTCGTGCCGGGCCTGGTGATGCTCGGCATCATCAACAACGCGTTCCTCAACACCAGCTCGTCGCTGTTCATCATGAAGCTGCAGGGCACCATCGTGGACCTGTTGGTGACCCCGCTCACCTACTTGGAGATCCTCGCCGCGTTCCTCGCCGCGGGCGCCACCCGCGCGCTGATCGTGGGAGGAATGACCTGGGCCACCGCCGCCCTCTTCATCGGTCCCGAGGTGCCGCATCCCCTGGAAGCGCTCTTCGCGGGCGTGGTCGTGTCGCTCGGCTTCTCCGCCGCGGGCCTCATCGTCGCCCTCTGGGCGGACAAGTTCGAGCAGGTGAACTTCATCCCCACCTTCGTGATCACGCCGCTCGCTTTCCTCGGCGGCGTCTTCTACTCCGCGGCCATGCTGCCGGCGACGTTCCGCGTCGTGCTCCACTTCAATCCCATCTATTACATGATCGAGGCGATGAGGTTCGCGCTCATCGGCCATACCGTGGAGCGGCCGTGGGCGGGCTTCTCGGTCATGGTCGGCATCGCGGCCATCCTCGTGGTCTGGGCGCTGCGCCTGCTTCGCAACGGCTACAAGCTGCGCGCCTGA
- a CDS encoding iron ABC transporter permease, which produces MGRGSWSRVAVVLLAAAAVLAPLVIILYQSFLDGPFFQASSKLSLSAYQFVFIDTDFHRAFGSTLIVAAGMTAIAVPLGALLAFLVVRTDLPGRRWLEPALLVPIFLSPVVIAFGYVVAVGPVGFFTVPVRGMIGREPWNLYSLASVTVIAGLTHIPHVYLYASSTLRAVGADLEEAARVAGASSGRIALTISLPMVWPALLYSGVLVFFLGFELFGLPLILGDPEGLLVLSTYLYKLTNRLGVPSYQLMAVVAVVIMLIAFPLVWMQRRLLGVANRYVSVRGKAARASPLRIGGWRWAALALVLAWLAVTVVTPLAGVVLRSVVTTWGEGVRLAEVLTLDHFTELLEYPNLVRGVGNTLLIGVVGGALAVACYAAIALATHRWQSGWARVMDYLAMVPRGMPGLVAGLAFFWVFLFVKPIAPLRATPVSLWLAYSVVWLAYGMRLISSALLQISPELEEAAFTAGASRGRVTREVTLPLVRFGLLGSWLLIFLIFVREYSTGVYLLAPGSEVIGSLMVSLWATGAVDTVSALAVVNVLLVGVGLAVALRLGVRVHE; this is translated from the coding sequence GTGGGCCGCGGGTCGTGGAGCCGGGTGGCGGTGGTGTTGCTGGCGGCTGCCGCCGTCCTCGCTCCCCTCGTCATCATCCTCTACCAGAGCTTTCTCGACGGTCCGTTCTTCCAGGCCAGCTCGAAGCTGTCGCTTTCCGCGTATCAGTTCGTGTTCATCGACACCGACTTCCACCGCGCGTTCGGGAGCACCCTCATCGTCGCCGCGGGGATGACGGCCATCGCGGTCCCGCTCGGAGCACTCCTCGCGTTCCTGGTCGTGCGCACCGACCTTCCCGGCCGCCGCTGGCTGGAGCCGGCGCTGCTCGTGCCCATCTTCCTGTCGCCGGTGGTGATCGCCTTCGGATACGTCGTCGCCGTAGGGCCCGTAGGCTTCTTCACCGTTCCGGTGCGCGGGATGATCGGGCGCGAGCCCTGGAACCTGTACTCGCTGGCAAGCGTCACCGTCATCGCCGGGCTCACGCACATTCCCCACGTCTATCTGTATGCCTCGTCGACCCTGCGGGCGGTCGGAGCGGACCTCGAAGAGGCGGCGCGGGTCGCGGGCGCGAGCAGCGGCCGGATCGCGCTCACCATCAGCCTTCCCATGGTCTGGCCCGCGCTGCTGTACAGCGGGGTGCTGGTGTTCTTCCTTGGGTTCGAGCTGTTCGGGTTGCCTCTCATCCTCGGCGATCCCGAAGGGCTGCTGGTCCTCTCGACGTACCTGTACAAGCTCACCAACCGCCTCGGTGTGCCGTCCTACCAGCTGATGGCCGTGGTGGCGGTCGTCATCATGTTGATCGCGTTTCCGCTGGTGTGGATGCAGCGCCGGCTTCTCGGCGTGGCGAACCGGTACGTGTCCGTCCGGGGGAAAGCCGCGCGGGCCAGTCCGCTGCGCATCGGTGGCTGGCGCTGGGCGGCGCTTGCCCTCGTTCTCGCCTGGCTCGCGGTCACGGTGGTGACGCCGCTCGCCGGCGTGGTCTTGCGGTCGGTGGTGACGACCTGGGGCGAAGGCGTGCGACTGGCGGAGGTGCTCACGCTCGACCACTTCACCGAGCTCCTCGAGTATCCGAACCTCGTTCGCGGCGTCGGCAACACGCTGCTCATCGGCGTCGTCGGAGGGGCGCTTGCGGTGGCCTGCTACGCCGCGATCGCGTTGGCCACGCATCGTTGGCAGAGCGGCTGGGCGCGGGTGATGGACTACCTGGCGATGGTTCCGCGCGGCATGCCCGGGCTCGTCGCCGGCCTCGCCTTCTTCTGGGTCTTCCTCTTCGTCAAGCCCATCGCGCCGCTGCGCGCGACGCCCGTCAGTCTGTGGCTGGCTTACAGCGTGGTGTGGCTGGCTTACGGCATGCGCCTGATCTCCAGCGCGCTGTTGCAGATCTCTCCCGAGCTCGAGGAGGCGGCGTTCACCGCGGGCGCCTCACGCGGGCGAGTGACGCGCGAGGTGACGCTCCCCCTGGTGCGCTTCGGACTCCTCGGGAGCTGGCTCCTCATCTTCCTCATCTTCGTCCGCGAGTATTCCACCGGCGTCTACCTGTTGGCCCCCGGCAGCGAGGTGATCGGTTCGCTGATGGTGTCTCTGTGGGCGACGGGCGCGGTCGACACGGTGAGCGCGCTCGCGGTCGTCAACGTGCTGCTGGTCGGCGTCGGTCTCGCCGTCGCGCTGCGGCTCGGGGTGCGCGTCCATGAATGA
- a CDS encoding SDR family oxidoreductase: MPKRLSEQVVAVTGASSGVGRAVARAFAAAGAKIGLIARGVDGLHAAAVEIGRAGGEALVLPADVSRAAEVQKAAHALVERWGRIDTWVNDAVVSVFSPVVEMTPEEYRRVTEVNYLGTVYGTLAALRHMIPADEGVIIQIGSALVYRSIPLQSAYCASKAAIRGFTDSLRSELIHDRSRVKVCMIQLPAVNTPQFDVVRTRLPRHPQPVPPIFQPEVIARGVLHLALHPRREMWVGWSAAKAIFGQKFIGGLLDRYLAKAGWDSQMDDRPIDPVNRRDNLAAPLPGDRGAHGDFDARSRTSSGELWMRLNAGKLAAGAAAAAAMALVTWRGLRG; encoded by the coding sequence ATGCCGAAACGCCTTTCGGAACAGGTCGTCGCGGTCACCGGCGCGTCGTCGGGGGTCGGGCGTGCCGTCGCGCGCGCGTTCGCTGCCGCGGGCGCCAAAATCGGCCTCATCGCCCGCGGGGTCGATGGGCTGCACGCCGCCGCTGTGGAGATCGGCCGCGCGGGCGGCGAGGCGCTGGTCCTTCCCGCGGACGTCTCGCGCGCTGCCGAGGTGCAGAAGGCGGCGCATGCGCTGGTGGAGAGATGGGGACGGATCGACACCTGGGTGAACGACGCGGTGGTCTCGGTGTTCTCGCCGGTGGTGGAGATGACCCCCGAGGAATACCGGCGCGTCACCGAGGTGAACTATCTCGGCACGGTCTACGGGACGCTGGCGGCGCTGCGGCACATGATTCCCGCGGACGAAGGCGTGATCATCCAGATCGGATCCGCGCTGGTCTACCGCAGCATTCCGCTGCAGAGCGCCTATTGCGCGTCGAAGGCCGCCATCCGCGGCTTCACCGATTCGCTTCGCTCCGAGCTGATCCACGATCGCTCTCGGGTGAAAGTCTGCATGATCCAGCTTCCGGCGGTGAACACGCCCCAGTTCGACGTGGTGCGCACGCGGCTGCCGCGGCATCCACAGCCGGTGCCCCCCATCTTCCAGCCCGAGGTGATCGCGCGCGGCGTGTTGCACCTGGCCCTGCATCCGCGCCGCGAGATGTGGGTGGGCTGGAGCGCGGCGAAAGCGATCTTCGGCCAGAAGTTCATCGGCGGCCTGCTCGATCGATACCTGGCGAAGGCAGGGTGGGACTCGCAGATGGACGACAGGCCGATCGATCCGGTCAACAGGCGCGACAATCTGGCAGCGCCCCTGCCCGGCGATCGCGGCGCGCACGGCGACTTCGACGCCCGCTCGCGCACCTCGAGCGGCGAGCTGTGGATGCGCCTGAACGCGGGCAAGCTCGCGGCCGGCGCGGCCGCCGCAGCCGCGATGGCGCTGGTGACCTGGCGCGGATTGCGCGGATGA
- a CDS encoding ABC transporter substrate-binding protein, with translation MRQPTRALAFALLLFCVAIPRHATAAEEERPGTAKDVISAAEQEGKLTIYSTTDSALVQPLLKDFASLYPKIPVEYTDMNSTELYNRVISEAAAGSVAGDLLWSSAMDLQVKLANDAVAQAYPTPEASHLPKWAVWRNEAFATTFEPIVFVYNKRLLKPEEVPHSHSDLVKALESNPDRFKGKVTSYDPERSGIGFLLITQDSRLDPNFAQTERAYGRVGVKLYTSVGAMLERIGSGEHLLGFNIFGSYALARQKKDPSIAIAYPKDYTLVMSRIALIPKNAKHPNGAKVFLDYLLSKRGQRLLAKAMLFSIRDDVEGEATASALTKELGGTLKPLPVGPSLLVYLDQAKRLEFLKQWQQALGTK, from the coding sequence ATGCGGCAACCCACTCGAGCGCTCGCCTTCGCACTCCTGCTCTTCTGCGTCGCCATCCCGCGTCATGCGACCGCTGCCGAGGAGGAGCGTCCCGGCACCGCCAAGGACGTCATCTCCGCCGCCGAGCAGGAAGGAAAGCTGACGATCTACTCGACCACCGACTCCGCGCTGGTGCAGCCGCTGCTCAAGGACTTCGCCTCGCTCTATCCGAAGATTCCGGTCGAGTACACGGACATGAACAGCACCGAGCTCTACAACCGGGTGATCAGCGAGGCGGCCGCGGGTTCGGTGGCGGGCGATCTCCTCTGGAGCTCGGCGATGGACCTTCAGGTCAAGCTCGCCAACGACGCGGTCGCGCAGGCGTACCCCACGCCCGAGGCCTCTCACCTGCCCAAGTGGGCCGTCTGGCGGAACGAGGCGTTCGCCACCACGTTCGAGCCCATCGTCTTCGTGTACAACAAGCGTCTGCTCAAGCCCGAGGAGGTGCCGCACTCGCACTCGGACCTCGTCAAGGCGCTGGAGTCGAATCCCGATCGCTTCAAGGGGAAGGTGACCTCGTACGATCCGGAGCGGAGCGGGATCGGGTTCCTCCTCATTACCCAGGACTCGCGCCTGGATCCGAACTTCGCCCAGACGGAGCGGGCGTACGGCCGCGTCGGCGTGAAGCTCTACACCAGCGTCGGGGCGATGCTCGAGCGGATCGGGTCGGGAGAGCACCTGCTTGGATTCAACATCTTCGGATCGTACGCGCTCGCGCGGCAGAAGAAGGACCCCTCCATCGCCATCGCGTACCCGAAGGACTACACGCTCGTGATGTCACGCATTGCCCTGATTCCGAAGAACGCCAAGCACCCGAACGGCGCCAAGGTGTTCCTCGATTACCTGCTCTCGAAGCGCGGGCAGCGGCTGCTGGCGAAGGCGATGCTCTTCTCCATCCGCGACGACGTCGAAGGCGAGGCCACCGCCTCGGCGCTGACCAAGGAGCTGGGCGGGACGTTGAAGCCGCTTCCGGTCGGACCGTCGCTCCTCGTCTACCTCGACCAGGCGAAGCGGCTGGAGTTCCTCAAGCAGTGGCAGCAAGCGCTCGGGACGAAGTAG
- a CDS encoding sensor histidine kinase: MTRRRSLRAQLLWWLLVPLGLLCLAGAAAAWFTVRDAIYAAYDKTLSAAALDIADHLRMVGTRPEIDLPPVALEMLDTVDQDRVFYSVSWRSSQGDAFMTGYEDLPRPPDSVPGKAIFYDAHYRGERIRVAALFTAMPASPPVTVVTQVAETIGGRAALIKTILVHALGQQLLLLVLGGALVWFGVTRGLAPLRELSAEVARRTASDLAPLPPHHGPEELSPLIDAVDQLMTRVREAIAVQRRFIADASHQLRTPLAVLRTEAESALREEEPAAMRHALAQLRDHSQATSRLASQLLSLARAEPAADLRANSELVDLSALARETCATLVPEALSHGADLGFEDGGTAVIRAQPVLLRELLANLIDNSLRYARGATITVGVARQDPGVLLSVEDNGPGIPPEERARVFDRFYRVRGTPGDGAGLGLAIVREIAQRYGGAVALLDGAGGRGLRVEVSFPAAVASTRAGAA, translated from the coding sequence GTGACCCGCCGCCGGTCGCTTCGCGCTCAGCTGCTCTGGTGGCTGCTGGTGCCGCTCGGCCTTCTCTGCCTGGCCGGAGCCGCAGCGGCCTGGTTCACGGTGCGCGACGCCATCTACGCCGCCTACGACAAGACGCTCTCCGCGGCAGCCCTGGACATCGCCGACCACCTGCGCATGGTGGGGACGCGCCCGGAGATCGATCTGCCGCCCGTCGCGCTGGAGATGCTCGATACCGTCGATCAGGATCGCGTCTTCTACTCCGTCTCCTGGCGGTCGTCCCAGGGCGACGCGTTCATGACCGGCTACGAGGACCTGCCGCGGCCGCCCGACTCGGTGCCGGGCAAGGCGATCTTCTACGACGCGCACTACCGGGGCGAGCGCATCCGCGTCGCGGCGCTCTTCACCGCCATGCCGGCCTCGCCCCCGGTCACCGTCGTGACGCAGGTCGCAGAGACCATCGGCGGCCGCGCAGCGCTGATCAAGACGATCCTCGTACACGCGCTCGGGCAGCAGCTGCTCCTGCTGGTGCTGGGAGGGGCGCTGGTCTGGTTCGGCGTGACGCGGGGCCTCGCTCCCCTGCGCGAGCTCAGCGCCGAGGTGGCGCGGCGCACCGCGAGCGATCTCGCGCCGTTGCCTCCGCACCACGGCCCTGAGGAATTGTCCCCGCTGATCGACGCCGTCGATCAGCTGATGACTCGCGTCCGCGAAGCCATCGCCGTGCAGCGACGCTTCATCGCCGACGCGTCGCACCAGCTCCGCACTCCGCTTGCCGTGCTCCGCACGGAGGCGGAATCGGCGCTGCGCGAAGAGGAACCGGCGGCCATGCGCCACGCGCTCGCGCAGCTCCGCGACCATTCGCAGGCCACCAGCCGCCTCGCCAGCCAGCTCCTGTCGCTCGCGCGTGCGGAGCCGGCGGCAGACCTGCGCGCCAACTCCGAGCTCGTGGACCTTTCCGCGCTGGCCCGTGAAACCTGCGCCACGCTGGTGCCGGAAGCGCTCTCCCACGGCGCCGACCTGGGGTTCGAGGACGGAGGAACCGCGGTCATCCGCGCGCAGCCCGTGCTGCTGCGCGAGCTCCTCGCCAACCTCATCGACAATTCGCTGCGGTACGCCCGGGGAGCGACGATCACCGTGGGAGTGGCGCGGCAGGACCCGGGCGTCCTCCTCTCCGTCGAGGACAATGGCCCGGGAATTCCGCCGGAAGAGCGAGCGCGGGTGTTCGACCGTTTCTACCGGGTGCGCGGAACACCGGGAGACGGCGCCGGGCTTGGTCTGGCCATCGTCCGCGAGATCGCGCAGCGGTACGGCGGAGCGGTCGCGCTCCTCGACGGCGCAGGCGGAAGAGGCCTGCGCGTCGAGGTGTCGTTTCCGGCTGCCGTCGCGTCGACGAGGGCCGGAGCAGCCTGA
- a CDS encoding ABC transporter ATP-binding protein: MNDLVVSDVHKRLGDNQVLKGVSFTLKRGDVVALLGPSGSGKTTLLRAIAGLDHPDSGVIRLGERTLFDGAARAAVPAEQRGLGLVFQSYALWPHRTVLENVQYPLRVRRVPGTEMRERALKALGEIGLETMGSRYPHQLSGGQQQRVALARAIVYNPPLLLLDEPLSNLDAKLREEARVWLRELIERLQISAVCVTHDQVEALALADRVLLLDQGRTVQEGAPEEIYDRPRTLFAAEFMGSNNRIAGRIAEVRGSRARISGTGWELWGQLQTEKRGGDEAIAVIRLERVGIHDAPGENRVPAQLETAVYLGERWDHLYRAGDLRLRAWAATPPAQGPRFLGLPAESLWIY; this comes from the coding sequence ATGAATGACCTCGTCGTTTCCGATGTGCACAAGCGGCTGGGGGACAACCAGGTCCTCAAGGGAGTCTCCTTCACCCTCAAGCGCGGCGACGTGGTGGCGCTGCTCGGCCCTTCCGGCAGCGGCAAGACCACGCTGCTCCGGGCCATCGCGGGGCTCGATCACCCCGACTCGGGCGTCATCCGCCTCGGCGAGCGGACGTTGTTCGACGGGGCAGCAAGAGCGGCGGTGCCGGCGGAGCAGCGGGGGCTCGGCCTCGTCTTCCAGTCCTACGCGCTCTGGCCGCACCGTACGGTGCTGGAGAACGTCCAGTATCCCTTGCGGGTCCGGCGGGTGCCGGGGACGGAGATGCGGGAACGGGCGCTGAAGGCGCTGGGCGAGATCGGGCTCGAGACCATGGGCTCCCGCTATCCGCACCAGCTTTCCGGCGGGCAGCAGCAGCGCGTCGCGCTCGCGCGCGCCATCGTCTACAACCCGCCGCTGCTCCTTCTCGACGAGCCGCTCTCCAATCTGGACGCGAAGCTCCGCGAGGAGGCGCGCGTCTGGCTGCGCGAGCTGATCGAGCGGCTGCAGATCAGCGCGGTCTGCGTCACCCACGATCAGGTGGAGGCGCTCGCGCTCGCCGACCGCGTCCTGCTTCTTGACCAGGGGCGCACGGTGCAGGAAGGGGCTCCGGAGGAGATCTACGACCGCCCCCGGACGCTCTTCGCCGCGGAGTTCATGGGATCGAACAACCGGATCGCCGGCCGTATCGCGGAGGTCCGCGGGTCACGGGCGCGGATCAGCGGTACCGGTTGGGAGCTCTGGGGTCAGCTGCAGACGGAAAAGCGCGGCGGTGACGAGGCCATTGCGGTCATCCGGCTCGAGCGCGTCGGCATCCACGACGCGCCCGGCGAGAACCGCGTACCGGCGCAACTGGAGACGGCGGTGTACCTCGGCGAGCGGTGGGATCATCTCTACCGTGCCGGAGACCTGCGACTGCGGGCATGGGCGGCCACGCCGCCGGCGCAGGGCCCCCGCTTTCTCGGACTGCCTGCGGAATCGCTCTGGATCTACTGA
- a CDS encoding RNA-binding protein: MARLFVGNLPFDTTEAQIKQLIAGENRTVRSVKIITDKETGRSRAAIEELNGKDFGGRPLKVNEAEERGQGAGKFGGGGGFRGTPHGKDVQGQRGFGMRGPAQNMPRGSQRGGGRGGTRGS, translated from the coding sequence ATGGCTCGCCTGTTCGTAGGTAATCTTCCCTTCGACACGACGGAAGCGCAGATCAAGCAGCTGATCGCGGGCGAGAACCGGACCGTCCGCTCGGTGAAGATCATCACCGACAAGGAGACCGGCCGCTCGCGCGCCGCCATCGAGGAGCTGAACGGCAAGGACTTCGGCGGCAGGCCGCTCAAGGTCAACGAGGCCGAGGAGCGGGGCCAGGGCGCCGGCAAGTTCGGAGGAGGCGGAGGGTTCCGCGGCACGCCGCACGGCAAGGACGTCCAGGGGCAGCGCGGATTCGGCATGCGCGGACCGGCGCAGAACATGCCTCGCGGGAGCCAGCGCGGCGGCGGCCGGGGCGGCACGCGCGGATCTTGA